One Thioclava sp. ES.031 genomic window, CACCGCCGCCCCGTTGGGCGAGACCTGCAGCCCGGCGCCCACTTCGCGGATCGCCTCGGCCTGTTCGAGCACCTCGACATCCGCGCCGCGCATCGCCAGAGCCCGCGCCACGGTCAGCCCCGCGATCCCCGCACCCAGAACCGTAACCTTGCGCCCGATCAGCATGGGACCTCCTTCAAAAGCGAACACCGGCACCTTGGCGGTGCCGGTGTCGAAATGTTTTGCGCGCCTTCCCGCCCGAAGGCAACGCGCGTTTTGTGCATCACCACACGCAGTCCGCGCAGGCGATCAGTCGTCGCGATGCACCCGTTCGCGGCGTTCGTGCTTTTCCTGCGCCTCCAGCGTCATCGTCGCGATCGGACGCGCATCAAGACGCTTGAGCGAGATCGGCTCCCCGGTCTTCTCGCAATAGCCATATTCGCCATTTTCGATCCGACGCAGCGCCGAGTCGATCTTGCTGACCAGCTTGCGCTGACGGTCGCGGGTGCGCAGTTCCAGCGCACGATCGGTTTCCTCGGAGGCGCGATCGGCAATATCGGGAACGTTGCGCGCGGATTCCGCGAGACCTTCGAGCGTTTCAGCGGATTGTTCGAGAAGTTCGGCCTTCCACGCCAGAAGCTTTCTGCGGAAATACTCCAGCTGCCGGTCATTCATGAAGGGTTCATTCTCGGCCGGACGATAATCATCCGGAAGGAATACTTCAGCTCTCATACCTGCCCTCTCATACGTGCCGGGGGCGTCACCATGATCGTCATTCGCCATCGGCCAACTCTCCTCGGGCGAGGCAATACCCCAAGAACACTGTGTTGTCACGTCCGCATTCACCCGGACTGCGTGTTTCCTCATCAAATCTTACGCCCGGGTTGCGGCAGCATTTTGGCGCAGATAGGTTGCAAACGATTTGCGCAAGATCATTGCGCAGCGATCTCGAAACCGGAGCGTGTTCCCCGTGCAATTTCAATCGACCGACAGCTATGTCGCCCCGCCCGATCTGACCGTCGCGGTCAATGCCGCCGTGGCGCTGGAGCGCCCCCTTCTGGTGAAGGGCGAACCGGGCACCGGCAAGACGGAACTCGCGCGACAGGTAGCACAGAGCCTCGGAATGGAGATGGTCGAGTGGAACATCAAATCCACCACCAAGGCGCAGCAGGGCCTTTACGAATATGACGCGGTGAGCCGGCTGCGCGACAGCCAGCTGGGCGACGAACGCGTCAACGACGTGAAGAACTACATTCGCAAGGGCAAGCTCTGGCAGGCTTTCGAGGCGGGCAAGAAAGTCGTGCTGCTGATCGACGAGGTCGACAAGGCCGATATCGAGTTCCCGAACGACCTGCTGCAGGAACTCGATAAGATGGAGTTCCATGTCTACGAGACCGGCGAGACGATCCGGGCCAAACACCGCCCCGTCGTCATCATCACCTCGAATAACGAGAAGGAGCTGCCCGACGCCTTCCTGCGCCGCTGCTTCTTCCACTACATCCGCTTCCCCGAGCCGGAGGTAATGAAAGACATCGTCGCCGTCCACTTCCCCGACATCAAGGACCGCCTGCTGACCGAGGCGCTGAGCCAGTTCTACGAGATCCGCGAGACGCCGGGCCTGAAGAAGAAACCCTCGACCTCCGAGGTGCTCGACTGGCTGAAACTGCTGCTGGCCGAGGATCTGAACCCCGAAGACCTCAAACGCGAAGGCGCAAGCCTTCTGCCGAAACTGCACGGGGCGCTTCTGAAGAACGAGCAGGATGTGCATCTGTTCGAGCGGCTGGCCTTCATGGCGCGACGGCAGGGGCGGTGAAAAGGAAGACGTGAGCCCAGTTTATTTTTCATAAGTTTCGTACCAGACTTGGCCATCATTCTTTGAAGCATATCAACCAGTTTGGTTAGAAAAATCGGAGCACCAAGATGGACAAGTTTCCTCTAGGAGTGGGCGAAAAAATCCAATTCTACGTATATCGTCTGATTGATCCGCGAAACGGAGAAACATTCTACGTAGGAAAAGGAAAAGGTGATCGTTTGTTCCAACATGTGAACGCCCGACACGCGACTGATGTAACCGAAATCGTCGCGTCCGACGATGATGCGGAAGGCAATTCAGAAGACGAAGTATCTCTCAAGGTCAAACGACTTAACGATATTCATCGCGCTGGTCTCGATGTAGTTCACATTGTTCATCGCCATGGAATTCCTGATGCAAAAACAGCATATGAGGTCGAAGCGGCTTTGATCGACGCCTATGCTGGCCTATCCAACATTTCAGCGGGCCATTACAGCAACGATCGCGGTCCAATGCACGCGCAGGAAATCGCGGACAAATACTCTTTGCCCGAAGCCGATCTCGGCGATTACAGGCTTATCCTTATCAACATCAATTCCGCAGAGCATACGTCCGATGAAGAATTGCTGGACAGAGTCCGCTATGCTTGGCGGCTGTCGGAGCAGCGCGCACGCAGTGCCGAATATGTTTTGGCAGTAATCCATGGTGTAGTGCGCGGCGCTTTCGTTCCCGAAGAATGGCTTCCAGCCACCCCAGAGCATTTCCCGCCACGCAGATTTAGCGAGCCGACATCAAAGCGTATCGGCTTCATAGGTCACAAAGCCAACGATGAAATATGGGAATATTTTGTTGGTTCGAGAGGGAAGCGCCTACCCGAAGACAAACGACATGGGCAGAACCCTATCCGCTATCACAATTGCTGAGAAAGCGAGCTGCCGGAGCCCCTCACATGCGCCGCGTGATCCGCGCCGCCTTCCGTGCCCGCTTGACCGCCTCACGTGCGCCCTGCTGGGCCTTGCGCTCCTGCGCCGTCATCGGGCCCGCGCTCTTGCCCTTGCCGCCCCGCTTCGAGGCCATGCCGACGCCCTTGTTGATCCCCCAGTTGATCCCGCGGCGCAGGAACATCCGGATGACCATGTTGATGATCTGGTTGAGGTTCATCTGATCCCTCTCAATCCTCGAACAGCTCGGACTGGCCGGTCTGGGCTTCGTCCTCCTCGCCCTCTTCGTCGTCATCCGAGCCTGCACCGGGAAGGGGGCGCGAGTCCAGCAGACCGGCGGCGCGCAGCTCCTTGAGGCCCGGCAGATCGCGGGCGCTCTCGAGGCTGAACTGGTCGAGGAATTCCTGCGTCACGACGAAGGTGACCGGGCGGCCCGGCGTCATCCGGCGGCGGCCGAAGCGGATCCATTCCATCTCCAGCAACTGGTCGATCGTGCCGCGCGAGACGGCGACGCCGCGGATCTCTTCGATCTCGGCGCGGGTGACCGGCTGGTGATAGGCGATGATCGCGAGCGTCTCGACGGCGGCGCGGGACAGCTTGCGCTCCTCCACCGTCTCCTTCTGCATCAGGAAGGCGAGATCGGGCGCGGTGCGCACGGCCCAGGCGTCGCCCACCTTCACCACGCGCACGCCGCGCCCCTCGTAGCGCTTGCGCAGATGCACGAGCGCCTCGGCAGGGTCGCAGCCATGCGGCATCCGCTCTTCCATCTCGCGCAGACGGACGGGTTCGGCAGAGGCGAAAAGGATCGCTTCGACCATCCGCTCCTGCTCGGCGATGGGCGGCGCCGCAAAGAGGGTTTCTTCTTTTTCTTCAGTCTGTTCCGGCTCGTCGTTCATGTCTTCTTCCGGATCGAAATGGGTTGGAACGTATCGCTCTGGCGCAGCTCGATCTGGCCTTGCTTGGCCATCTCCAGCGAGGCCGCGAAAGTCGCGGCGGTGGCCGAGCGTCGGCGTTTGGGATCGGCGGTCCAGCCGTCGGGGAGGAAGGTGGTCAGCTCCGACCAGCCGCCCGCGAAACCGATCAGCCCGCGCATCCGGTCCAGCGCCTCCTCCATCGTGAAGACATTGGTCCGATCGAACGCATAGGGGCGGAATTCATCGCGCGTGCGGATGCGCGCATAGGCCTGCATCAGGTCCATCAACGAGGCCGAATAGGTGACCTTGCGGACGCGCTCGACCTCTTCCGAGATACCGCGCGCGAAGGTGTCGCGCCCCAGCCGGTCGCGCGCCATCAGCTGCGCCGCCGCCTCGCGCATCGCCTGCAGGCGTTCCAGCTGGAAGGCCAGATGCTCGGCCAGATCTTCCGCCGAGGGGCCTTCGGCCTCCGGGTCGGGCGGCAGCAGAAGCCGCGATTTCAGGAAGGCGAGCCACGCCGCCATCACGAGGTAATCCGCGGCCAGCTCGATCCGCAGCGCCTTCGCGCGGTCGACGAAGGCCAGATATTGCTCGGCCAGTTGCAGCACGGAGATCTTGCGCAGATCGACTTTCTGGCTGCGCGAAAGCGTCAACAGAAGGTCGAGCGGGCCTTCGAACCCGTCGACATCGACGATCAGCGCCTCGGCCTGAAGCCGATCCGCTACCGTTTGCGAGTCGAACAGATTTTCGGTGTCACTCATCCATGCCGCCGCTCAAGAGTGCCTCAAGTTCGGCATCGAGCGCGGCCATGTCAACTGTCTCGGGCGGCAAGCGCCGGTCCAGCGCGGCCTCGGCGCGGGCCTTTGCGGCCTCACTCATCGCCGGGGCGGCCATCGCCACCTCTTCCATCGCGGGCATGTCGCCCTTGCAATGAAGCACCAGATCGCAGCCCGCAGCCAGTGCGGCAGCCGTGCGTGTCCCGAAGCCGCCCGCCAGCGCCTCCATCCCGATATCGTCGCTCATCAGGAGCCCGCCGAAGCCGATCTCTTCACGGATCATCTTGATGATCTTCGCGCTCTGCGTCGCAGGGGCATCGTCGAGCGCGGTGAAGCGGATATGCGCGGTCATCCCCAGCGGCAAATCGTTCAGCGCCTTGAAGGGCGCAAAATCACGCGCGATCAGATCGGCCTTGGAGGCCTCGACCACCGGCAGGTCCTTGTGGCTGTCGGAGATCGCACGGCCGTGGCCGGGGATATGCTTGATCACCGGCAGCACGCCGCCCGCCAGCAGCCCCTCGGCCGTGGCGCGCGCATTGGCGATCACGGTAGCGGCGTCCTCGCCCAGACAGCGGTTTTGCAAGAAAGGATGGGTCAGAATCCCCGCGATATCGCAGGTCGGCGCGCAGTTCACGTCGATGCCGACCGCGCGCAACTCCTCCGCCATGATCCGCGAGCGCAGCCAGAAGGAGCGCGGCGCCTGCGCCCCTGCCCGCTTCGCCTGCTCCAGCGGTGGCAGCCATTCGCGCCACTGGGGCCCGCGCATCCGCTGCACCCGGCCGCCTTCCTGATCGATCAGCACCGGCGCATCGCGCCCCACCGCCCCGCGCAGCGCATCGGTCAGCCGGGCGACCTGCTCGGGCGTGTCGATATTGCGCGAGAACAGGATGAAGCCCCACGGGTCGGCCTCGCGGAAGAAGTCGCGTTCACGCGCGGAGAGCTCGGTCCCCTCGCAGCCGAAGATCGCGGCGACGCCCATCAGCGCGCCTGCGTCGGGATGCAGTTCTGCCGCTCGGCCACGAGGGCGGCGCAGAACTGGCGCGCTTCGGTCACGTCGTCAAAGCCCGCGACGCGCAGGCGATAGAAATCGCGCCCGCCCGAGCTCGCCTTCTGAACCACGCGCTTCTTGCCGGACATCAGCGCATCGAAGCGCTTGGCGATACGGTCCCATTCGCCCTTGGCCGCGGCCTCGGTGTCGAAGGCGCCAAGCTGAACGAGGCGCGTGCCCGCCGCCAGATCCGCAGGATTGATGTCAACGACGCCCGCCTCGGCCTGACCGGAGGACATCTGCTTCGTCACCGCCTGCTCCAGCGCCGCCGCCAGAAGCTGATCGCGCATCGGTTTGGCCTGCGGGCGCGGCGAGCGCGACACGCCCGGCACCGAGGCCGGGATCACGCCGCTGACCGCGTCGCTCTCGGGTGCGGCTTCCTGCGCGACCGCGTCGGGGCGCGTCTCGGGCATGGCCGGGCTCATCAGCGCGGGCTTGACGGGAATGTCGGGCGCGTCCTTCACCTGAGAGGGATCGGCATTGAGCGCGGCAGGCTCGAGCGCCGCGATTGCGGCCTCCACGGCCGGATTGGACGCAGTGTTGGCCTCATCGCCTGCCACCTTGGCCTGAGCCGCCAGCTCGCCCATCGGCTTGTCATCGTCGGTGAAGCCTTCCGGGCTGGGCGCGAGCGTCACTTTCTCGGGCGCAGGCGCCGCCTGCCCCGTGCCAGCGACGTCGTTCACGGCAAGACCGGTATGGCGCGCAAGTTCGCCGCCCGGGTCCTCGGGCGCGATCCGGGCGGGCCCGTCCATCGCGCGGATCACCGGCACGCCGTTGAGGTCGCGCATCGCCAGCTTGTAGCCCCAGACCACGAGACCCGCGATCATCGCGACCGATGTCAGCGCCCCGGCCACATTGACCCAGCGCGACACGACGCGTGGCGCACGTTCAGGAGCGGGATCTTCGGGATACGCGTAATGGGGCTGCGGGTGTTCATGCCCGTAACCCCCACTCTCGCGGTAGTCGTAGGTCGTCATGCTCGTCGCCTCGCCGCCGGTTGCCCGGCCTTGCCCGGTTGACCCGGAATTTGCCTGTTCCCGGCGGCGTGCGTTTAGCGCATCTCTTCAGCCGGGGTCACGCCAAGAATACCAAGACCGGCGGAAATGACAACGGCGCTGGCACGGGCAAGGGCGATTTTCGCCGCCGATGCGGCCTCGTTGCCCTCCTGCAGGAAGCGCAGGGCCGGCTCGTCATTGCCACGGTTCCACAGGCTGTGCAGGTCCGAGGCAAGATCGTAGAGGTAGAAAGCCACCCGGTGCGGCTCGTTCGCGCGCGCCGCGATCTCCAGAAGACGCGGCCATTCGGCGATCTTCTTGACCAGTTCCAGCTCGGACGGATGCCAGTCGCCGGACAGATCGACCTCGGCCAGACGCGCATCGGACATGTCCCAGCCAGCCTCGGCCGCCTTGCGCAACACCGAGCAGACCCGAGCATGGGCATATTGCACGTAGAAGACCGGGTTGTCCTTGGACTGCTCCAGCACCTTGTCGAAATCGAAATCCAGCGGCGCGTCGTTCTTGCGGGTGAGCATGTGGAAGCGGGTCACATCCGCGCCCGCCTGCTCCACCACGTCGCGCAGCGTGACAAACGTGCCCGCGCGCTTCGACATCTTGAAGGGCTCGCCATTCTTGAACAGCTTCACCAGTTGGATCAGCTTGATGTCGAGCGTCACCTTGCGATCCGACAGCGCCGCCACCGCCGCTTTCATCCGCTTCACATAGCCGCCATGGTCGGCGCCGAAGACGTCGATCAGCAGGTCGTAACCACGGTCGATCTTGGTCCAGTGATAGGCGATATCCGGGGCGAAATAGGTCCAGGAGCCATCCGACTTCTTCACCGGACGGTCCACGTCATCGCCATAGTCGGTCGAGCGGAACAGCGTCTGCTCGCGCTCCTCCCAATCCTCGGGCAGCTTGCCTTTCGGCGGGTCGAGCACGCCCTCGTAGATCAGGCCCAGATCCTCGAGCCGCTTCAGCGCAGCCTCGATCTGGCCGGTGCCGTAAAGCGATTTCTCGGAGGAGAACACGTCCATCTTCACGCCGAGACAGGCGAGATCCCCGCGGATCATCTCCATCATCTGCTCGGTTGCGAATTCGCGGATATCTTCGAGCCAGTCTTCCTCGGGCTTGTCGAGCAGGCTCTCGCCATACTTCGCCTTGATCGCCTCGCCGACCGGGATCAGGTAATCGCCGGGATAGAGCCCCTCGCGGATTTCCGGCTCGAGGCCACAGGCTTCGCGGTAACGCTCATAGGCGGAACGGGCGAGCACATCGACCTGCGCACCGCCATCGTTGATGTAATATTCCCGCGTGACGTCATAGCCCGCGAAATCCAGCAGGCTCGCCAGCGCATCGCCGAAGACCGCGCCGCGCGTATGGCCGACATGCATCGGGCCGGTGGGGTTCGCGGAGACATATTCCACGTTCACCTTCACACCTTTACCCAGATCGGAACGCCCGTAATCCGCGCCCTCTTTGAGCACGGCGTGGGTCACATCCGCCCAGACCTTCGGATCGAGGCGCAGGTTGATGAAGCCGGGACCGGCCACATCGGCGCTGACGATCCGGTCATCTGCGGCCAGCTTGCCTGCCAACGTCTCGGCGATGTCGCGCGGCTTCGATTTGGCGGGCTTGGCCAGCACCATCGCGGCGTTGGTCGCCATGTCGCCATGCAGCGGATCGCGCGGCGGCTCCACCGCGACGTTTGCGTAGTCCAGCCCCTCGGGCAGCGCGCCCTCGGAAACCATCTGATCGAGTGCCGCAATCACCGCGGCGCGGATGTCGGAAAACAGGTGCATTCTCATTGTCCTTATTTGCGCTCTCCCCTGCCAGAGCGCGCCGGGCGCGTCAATGGCCCGAGCGGGCTCCGAGCGAGGGCAGAGACGACGCGGGCGGCCCGGCATCGCCTGCCGGACCGCCCGAAATCGAACCTTGCGAAAGGATCAGTCCTCGGCGGTGAAGCCCGCAGCCTCGATCCCGGCCACGGCCACCTTGGCGTCATTGTCCGAGGTATCGCCGGTGACGCCCATCGCACCGATCACAG contains:
- the dksA gene encoding RNA polymerase-binding protein DksA; this translates as MRAEVFLPDDYRPAENEPFMNDRQLEYFRRKLLAWKAELLEQSAETLEGLAESARNVPDIADRASEETDRALELRTRDRQRKLVSKIDSALRRIENGEYGYCEKTGEPISLKRLDARPIATMTLEAQEKHERRERVHRDD
- a CDS encoding MoxR family ATPase; translation: MQFQSTDSYVAPPDLTVAVNAAVALERPLLVKGEPGTGKTELARQVAQSLGMEMVEWNIKSTTKAQQGLYEYDAVSRLRDSQLGDERVNDVKNYIRKGKLWQAFEAGKKVVLLIDEVDKADIEFPNDLLQELDKMEFHVYETGETIRAKHRPVVIITSNNEKELPDAFLRRCFFHYIRFPEPEVMKDIVAVHFPDIKDRLLTEALSQFYEIRETPGLKKKPSTSEVLDWLKLLLAEDLNPEDLKREGASLLPKLHGALLKNEQDVHLFERLAFMARRQGR
- the scpB gene encoding SMC-Scp complex subunit ScpB, which gives rise to MNDEPEQTEEKEETLFAAPPIAEQERMVEAILFASAEPVRLREMEERMPHGCDPAEALVHLRKRYEGRGVRVVKVGDAWAVRTAPDLAFLMQKETVEERKLSRAAVETLAIIAYHQPVTRAEIEEIRGVAVSRGTIDQLLEMEWIRFGRRRMTPGRPVTFVVTQEFLDQFSLESARDLPGLKELRAAGLLDSRPLPGAGSDDDEEGEEDEAQTGQSELFED
- a CDS encoding ScpA family protein, with the protein product MSDTENLFDSQTVADRLQAEALIVDVDGFEGPLDLLLTLSRSQKVDLRKISVLQLAEQYLAFVDRAKALRIELAADYLVMAAWLAFLKSRLLLPPDPEAEGPSAEDLAEHLAFQLERLQAMREAAAQLMARDRLGRDTFARGISEEVERVRKVTYSASLMDLMQAYARIRTRDEFRPYAFDRTNVFTMEEALDRMRGLIGFAGGWSELTTFLPDGWTADPKRRRSATAATFAASLEMAKQGQIELRQSDTFQPISIRKKT
- the nagZ gene encoding beta-N-acetylhexosaminidase, with protein sequence MGVAAIFGCEGTELSARERDFFREADPWGFILFSRNIDTPEQVARLTDALRGAVGRDAPVLIDQEGGRVQRMRGPQWREWLPPLEQAKRAGAQAPRSFWLRSRIMAEELRAVGIDVNCAPTCDIAGILTHPFLQNRCLGEDAATVIANARATAEGLLAGGVLPVIKHIPGHGRAISDSHKDLPVVEASKADLIARDFAPFKALNDLPLGMTAHIRFTALDDAPATQSAKIIKMIREEIGFGGLLMSDDIGMEALAGGFGTRTAAALAAGCDLVLHCKGDMPAMEEVAMAAPAMSEAAKARAEAALDRRLPPETVDMAALDAELEALLSGGMDE
- a CDS encoding SPOR domain-containing protein, coding for MTTYDYRESGGYGHEHPQPHYAYPEDPAPERAPRVVSRWVNVAGALTSVAMIAGLVVWGYKLAMRDLNGVPVIRAMDGPARIAPEDPGGELARHTGLAVNDVAGTGQAAPAPEKVTLAPSPEGFTDDDKPMGELAAQAKVAGDEANTASNPAVEAAIAALEPAALNADPSQVKDAPDIPVKPALMSPAMPETRPDAVAQEAAPESDAVSGVIPASVPGVSRSPRPQAKPMRDQLLAAALEQAVTKQMSSGQAEAGVVDINPADLAAGTRLVQLGAFDTEAAAKGEWDRIAKRFDALMSGKKRVVQKASSGGRDFYRLRVAGFDDVTEARQFCAALVAERQNCIPTQAR
- the argS gene encoding arginine--tRNA ligase, encoding MHLFSDIRAAVIAALDQMVSEGALPEGLDYANVAVEPPRDPLHGDMATNAAMVLAKPAKSKPRDIAETLAGKLAADDRIVSADVAGPGFINLRLDPKVWADVTHAVLKEGADYGRSDLGKGVKVNVEYVSANPTGPMHVGHTRGAVFGDALASLLDFAGYDVTREYYINDGGAQVDVLARSAYERYREACGLEPEIREGLYPGDYLIPVGEAIKAKYGESLLDKPEEDWLEDIREFATEQMMEMIRGDLACLGVKMDVFSSEKSLYGTGQIEAALKRLEDLGLIYEGVLDPPKGKLPEDWEEREQTLFRSTDYGDDVDRPVKKSDGSWTYFAPDIAYHWTKIDRGYDLLIDVFGADHGGYVKRMKAAVAALSDRKVTLDIKLIQLVKLFKNGEPFKMSKRAGTFVTLRDVVEQAGADVTRFHMLTRKNDAPLDFDFDKVLEQSKDNPVFYVQYAHARVCSVLRKAAEAGWDMSDARLAEVDLSGDWHPSELELVKKIAEWPRLLEIAARANEPHRVAFYLYDLASDLHSLWNRGNDEPALRFLQEGNEAASAAKIALARASAVVISAGLGILGVTPAEEMR